Genomic DNA from Candidatus Cloacimonadota bacterium:
AGTTGCTCCTCACGCAGTTTCATTTTTTCTTTTAAAGTTTTAGTATCGATAGCTCCTAAAACGACAGTTGCCAGATTTTCAGAAGCACAGAATAGATAAACATTCTGACTGATATAACCAACATCGGAAAAGACCATTATTTTTTTCAAGGTTTCATCATCGCCGAACATCACATATTTGGAAAGATCAGCCACAAAAATCAGATTTATGGGAGCAGTTTTGGGAAAATCAGTTCCCGGATTTCCGGTAAACTCCCGAATATCGATGTTATGAATCAGTTCCAGTTTATGATATTTTGGCGCATAAAGGAACAATCCTGATGTTGTTGCTACATAAATCTCGATCTCCTGCAGATTTAGTACTGAAGGAGCAGTTCTCATTCCGGATTCCGGACGGTTAATTCCAAATGCTGCCCAAAGTAGATTGGACAGCATTTGATCTGAAATTTCCTTTTCGATGAATTCACGAGTAGATTTTCTTTCGTTCAGAATCTTCAATAACGGTTTTTCCTCGATTTGAGGTTTTTCCAGTATTATTTCTTTTTCCTGTTGAGAATATAGAAAAAATCAGTAAAAGCAGTATCGATATCGATAACAATTTACTAAACTTCATTTCATTACCTTTTTTCCGTATCACCACAGTCCCTGTGGTTTTTCCTGACTCTGTAACACCACAGTCCCTGTGGTTTTCCTTTTTTGATAAGAGAATTATTATCCTTCACGATTTCTTTTTCCCATCTGGACGATGGGGTTACTTCATCAAAATAATCTTCCTTAAAGCAACAGATGAATTTGTTTTCAATTTGATGAAATAAATTCCGCTTGAAGTTGTTTTGTTTGAATTATCCTTTCCATTCCAGCGATAAACATAATTAGTCACAGTTTCTTTATTAATGATACTTTTCACTAATTGACCTTTGATATTATAAACTCCAAGACTTACAGGAAGTTGTCTGTCTTGTGAGTTTAATCGAAGCGAAATATTGGTAAACGGATTGAATGGATTTGGATAGACATTGATCCTGTTTTGAACAATGGATTCATTTATCTCATCGTTTCCTTCAATTCCGACAAAATCGGCAAAACCATCACCACCGAATGCTCCTATATCATTCGTTAAAGTTCCCATTGCCGGATAAAGAGCATATCCGGGATTTTCAGGATCTTCTACATCATTATAAGTTGAAGACGGATGTCCGGCATCGATGCAGGGAGAATCTTCCTGTAAGTGCCATAAAGCGGACAGACCGTCAAAATCAGGTCCGTCTCCATCACTTGGATTTACGAACATAGGATCTGCATCGATGTTTCCTAATCCACCATAACCTCCGGTTATACATGAATAAACAACAACAGGAGTTCCATTGATAAGGTTGAACATTTCTCCGGAATTGATAATTATTGAATTCTTAAAAACGGGAGCAGAACTAAAAATAAAGATCATTCCGGTATCACAAAGGTTATTGGCAATCGTATTATTTAAGAAAGTTGCGTCAGATGAATTTTTAAAGGTGATCACTCCACCTGTTGTGCCCGAATTATTCACGAAAATATTGTTCGTAACAGTTGGAATCGAACCGGTAAACCTGACCACACCTGAAGTTCCGACATTAGAATTGTTCGTGACAACATTATTATGAATTAGAACATCATCAGCATTGTTCAAATCTATTGCTGCACCTGTATTTGTTCCCGTATTATTGAAAATTCTGCAATTAATGATATCGACTTTTGCATCATCGATCGCGACTGCACTTCCAGCAGCATCAGAAATCAGACAATTGTTGAGAACATTATCTTCTTCTGTATTATTAAAGAAAAGACCATACCAGGAATTATCGGAACTAAAAATGATTTGTTCATCATCACGACCTTCAGCGTTTAGAAGTCCATAAATAGTAATAGAACTATTATCGATATTGATCTCTGTTCCCGGTTCGATCGAGAGGAAATCTCCTTCCGCAATTTCTGCATTTCCGGTTATTGAATAGGGACTATTGTCTGCATTCCATGCTCCTGAAAGATTGCCGGAGATATCTGATCCATCAGTAACCGTGATATAATCTTCGAGAGTTATTTCTGCATATTCTGTTCCGTCAAAGATCCTTAAAGTAACATCATAAGTCCCTTGCGTATCATAAAGGTAAAACGGATTTT
This window encodes:
- a CDS encoding SagB/ThcOx family dehydrogenase, translated to MILEKPQIEEKPLLKILNERKSTREFIEKEISDQMLSNLLWAAFGINRPESGMRTAPSVLNLQEIEIYVATTSGLFLYAPKYHKLELIHNIDIREFTGNPGTDFPKTAPINLIFVADLSKYVMFGDDETLKKIMVFSDVGYISQNVYLFCASENLATVVLGAIDTKTLKEKMKLREEQL
- a CDS encoding T9SS type A sorting domain-containing protein → MEEKMKRIISLLIVIVLSTFLFSQQVPRDKVVLEIGTGAWCTYCPGAAMGADDLVENGHDVAVIEYHNGDPFANTYSDYRNNYYGVTGFPTAFFDGVIDVVGGSHSNSMYSSYLPHYNTRIAINSSFTIDLDVQIVGEDFVAYATIEKVAATSSTNMVLHFVVTESEIQYNWQGQTELNFVERTMVPNQFGTTLDFSQGDIINLNLPFTFNEEWELEHAEFVAFIQDTDTKEILQGTKTAFEGLVPMFGSNVMAGPANLGVQFTSYSLPSDGIESWEWDLDGDGEFDITGENPFYLYDTQGTYDVTLRIFDGTEYAEITLEDYITVTDGSDISGNLSGAWNADNSPYSITGNAEIAEGDFLSIEPGTEINIDNSSITIYGLLNAEGRDDEQIIFSSDNSWYGLFFNNTEEDNVLNNCLISDAAGSAVAIDDAKVDIINCRIFNNTGTNTGAAIDLNNADDVLIHNNVVTNNSNVGTSGVVRFTGSIPTVTNNIFVNNSGTTGGVITFKNSSDATFLNNTIANNLCDTGMIFIFSSAPVFKNSIIINSGEMFNLINGTPVVVYSCITGGYGGLGNIDADPMFVNPSDGDGPDFDGLSALWHLQEDSPCIDAGHPSSTYNDVEDPENPGYALYPAMGTLTNDIGAFGGDGFADFVGIEGNDEINESIVQNRINVYPNPFNPFTNISLRLNSQDRQLPVSLGVYNIKGQLVKSIINKETVTNYVYRWNGKDNSNKTTSSGIYFIKLKTNSSVALRKIILMK